The Sphingobium sp. JS3065 genome includes a region encoding these proteins:
- the miaA gene encoding tRNA (adenosine(37)-N6)-dimethylallyltransferase MiaA, whose translation MDTPATPKGESRPRVALIAGPTASGKSALAVALARAANGIVINADASQVYADLQILSARPTEAEMEGVPHRLFGHIDGAQACTAARWAAEAKAEIDKAHEAGRLPILVGGTGLYLRTLLDGIAPIPDIHPAIRAAIRAMPVAEAHAALTREDPEAAARLAPADTTRVARALEVVRSTGKPLAQWQQHRTGGIADRITLSPLILLPPRDWLTARCDLRFEQMVESGAVAEVEALLARNLSPDLPVMRAIGVPAIAAWLAGEIDRDTMLDRGRIATRQYAKRQYTWFSRQPPAEWPRENRQIDADIAYELAIKLQQ comes from the coding sequence ATGGATACTCCTGCCACACCGAAGGGCGAATCCCGCCCCCGCGTCGCGCTTATTGCCGGGCCTACCGCCAGCGGCAAGAGCGCGCTTGCCGTCGCCCTCGCCCGCGCGGCGAACGGCATCGTCATCAACGCCGACGCCAGCCAGGTCTATGCCGACCTCCAGATCCTCTCCGCCCGCCCGACCGAAGCTGAAATGGAAGGCGTCCCCCACCGCCTCTTCGGCCATATCGACGGCGCGCAAGCCTGCACCGCCGCCCGCTGGGCCGCCGAAGCCAAAGCCGAAATCGACAAGGCGCATGAGGCAGGCCGCCTCCCCATCCTGGTCGGCGGCACGGGCCTCTACCTGCGCACCCTGCTGGACGGCATCGCCCCCATCCCCGACATACACCCCGCCATCCGCGCCGCGATCCGCGCCATGCCGGTGGCGGAGGCCCATGCCGCGCTGACCAGGGAAGACCCCGAAGCCGCCGCCCGCCTAGCCCCCGCCGACACCACCCGCGTCGCCCGCGCCCTGGAGGTGGTCCGCTCCACCGGCAAGCCCCTCGCCCAATGGCAGCAGCACAGGACCGGCGGCATAGCCGACCGCATCACCCTCTCGCCCCTGATCCTGCTCCCCCCCCGCGACTGGCTGACAGCCCGCTGCGACCTGCGTTTCGAACAGATGGTGGAGAGCGGCGCCGTGGCGGAAGTCGAAGCCCTGCTGGCCCGCAACCTCTCCCCCGACCTCCCCGTCATGCGCGCCATCGGCGTCCCCGCAATCGCCGCCTGGCTGGCGGGAGAAATCGACCGCGACACGATGCTGGACCGCGGCCGCATCGCTACCCGCCAATATGCCAAACGCCAATATACCTGGTTCTCGCGCCAGCCCCCCGCGGAATGGCCCCGCGAGAATAGACAGATTGATGCGGATATCGCGTATGAATTGGCAATAAAATTACAACAATAA
- the ilvC gene encoding ketol-acid reductoisomerase, which translates to MKVYYDRDADIGLIKGKKVAILGYGSQGHAHAQNLRDSGVAEVAIALRPGSASAKKAEGAGFKVLPNAEAAAWADVLMILAPDEHQAAIYADDIHANLRPGSALAFAHGLNVHFGLIEPRADIDVIMIAPKGPGHTVRSEYQRGGGVPCLIAVAQDATGNAHDIALSYASGVGGGRSGIIETNFREECETDLFGEQAVLCGGATALVQAGFETLVEAGYAPEMAYFECLHELKLIVDLMYEGGIANMRYSISNTAEYGDIKTGPRIITEETKKEMKRVLADIQSGRFVKDFVLDNRAGQPELKASRLAAQRHPIEETGAKLRAMMPWIGANKLVDKDKN; encoded by the coding sequence ATGAAGGTTTATTACGACCGCGACGCCGACATCGGCCTGATCAAGGGCAAGAAGGTCGCCATTCTGGGTTACGGCAGCCAGGGCCACGCCCATGCGCAGAATCTGCGCGATTCCGGCGTCGCCGAAGTCGCCATCGCGCTGCGCCCCGGCTCGGCTTCCGCCAAGAAGGCCGAAGGCGCGGGCTTCAAGGTGCTGCCGAACGCGGAAGCCGCCGCATGGGCCGACGTGCTCATGATCCTGGCCCCCGACGAGCATCAGGCCGCCATCTACGCAGACGACATCCACGCCAACCTGCGCCCCGGCTCCGCTCTCGCCTTCGCGCACGGCCTCAACGTCCATTTCGGCCTGATCGAACCGCGTGCCGACATCGACGTCATCATGATCGCGCCCAAGGGCCCCGGCCACACCGTCCGCAGCGAATATCAGCGCGGCGGCGGCGTCCCCTGCCTGATCGCCGTGGCGCAGGACGCGACCGGCAACGCCCATGACATCGCCCTGTCCTACGCATCGGGCGTCGGCGGCGGCCGCAGCGGCATCATCGAAACCAACTTCCGCGAGGAATGCGAAACCGACCTGTTCGGCGAGCAGGCCGTTCTGTGCGGCGGCGCCACCGCGCTGGTCCAGGCGGGCTTCGAAACCCTGGTCGAGGCGGGCTACGCCCCGGAAATGGCCTATTTCGAATGCCTCCACGAACTGAAGCTGATCGTCGACCTGATGTATGAAGGCGGCATCGCCAACATGCGCTATTCCATCTCGAACACCGCCGAATATGGCGACATCAAGACCGGTCCGCGCATCATCACCGAAGAAACGAAGAAGGAAATGAAGCGCGTCCTGGCCGACATCCAGTCGGGCCGCTTCGTCAAGGACTTCGTGCTCGACAACCGCGCCGGCCAGCCGGAACTCAAGGCCAGCCGCCTCGCCGCGCAGCGCCACCCGATCGAGGAAACCGGCGCCAAGCTGCGCGCCATGATGCCCTGGATCGGCGCGAACAAGCTGGTCGACAAGGACAAGAACTGA
- the ruvX gene encoding Holliday junction resolvase RuvX, which yields MFILTADRAEFREALPHGGRLIGLDVGTKTIGLALCDAGWSIASPAHTVSRGKFSKDKIALAAFMEQQQVKGVVIGLPLNLDGSESPRSQASRAFGRNIADLGLPILLWDERWSTQAVTRTLLEADASRARREELVDKLAASYILQGAIDGLMAGF from the coding sequence ATGTTCATCCTCACCGCCGACCGCGCGGAATTCCGCGAAGCATTGCCCCATGGCGGCCGCCTGATCGGGCTGGACGTCGGCACCAAGACCATCGGCCTCGCGCTGTGCGACGCGGGCTGGTCCATCGCCAGCCCCGCCCATACCGTATCGCGTGGCAAGTTCAGCAAGGACAAGATCGCGCTGGCCGCCTTCATGGAACAGCAGCAGGTAAAGGGCGTGGTCATTGGCCTGCCATTGAACCTGGACGGCAGCGAAAGCCCGCGCAGCCAGGCCAGCCGCGCCTTCGGCCGCAATATCGCGGACTTGGGCCTGCCCATCCTGCTCTGGGACGAACGCTGGTCGACGCAGGCGGTGACGCGCACCCTGCTGGAAGCCGACGCCAGCCGCGCACGGCGGGAGGAACTGGTCGACAAACTCGCCGCCAGCTACATATTGCAAGGCGCGATAGACGGCCTGATGGCAGGCTTTTAG
- the ilvN gene encoding acetolactate synthase small subunit → MHIQEEYSERHVLSLTVSNEAGILARIAGLFTARGYNIDSLTVADITPDHAISRITIVTSGPPKVIDQIMAQLDRLVPVHKVTDLTENGPFVERELALVKVAGTGEDRIEALRLADVFRAKVVDTTIESFIFEITGTTDKIDNFVGLMRQIGLVEVGRTGVVGLIRGKESN, encoded by the coding sequence ATGCACATTCAGGAAGAATATAGCGAGCGGCACGTCCTGTCGCTGACGGTTTCGAACGAAGCGGGCATATTGGCGCGCATCGCGGGCCTGTTCACCGCGCGCGGCTATAATATCGACAGCCTGACCGTGGCGGACATCACCCCCGACCATGCGATCAGCCGCATCACCATCGTCACCAGCGGCCCACCCAAGGTGATCGACCAGATCATGGCGCAGCTCGACCGTCTGGTGCCGGTGCACAAGGTGACGGACCTCACCGAAAACGGCCCCTTCGTCGAGCGCGAACTGGCGCTGGTCAAGGTCGCGGGCACGGGCGAGGACCGGATAGAGGCGCTGCGCCTGGCCGACGTGTTCCGCGCCAAGGTGGTCGACACGACGATAGAGAGCTTCATCTTCGAGATCACCGGCACGACGGACAAGATCGACAATTTCGTCGGCCTGATGCGCCAGATCGGCCTGGTCGAAGTCGGCCGCACCGGCGTCGTCGGCCTGATCCGCGGCAAGGAGTCGAACTGA
- the serB gene encoding phosphoserine phosphatase SerB, producing MFVATLVANGALSQEDIAEAAGRLAVAGCAPVDSHWLDQDKAADIFFGLDPVAARAALTGIGEKVDVIVQLAQGREKKLLIADMDSTMITVECIDELADYAGIKPQIAEITERAMRGELDFAGALHERVALLKGLADTAIDQCREERVVIMGGARALVRTMKARGATTLLVSGGFTRFTGPVAEEIGFDAAVANVLEIADGALLGTVTTPIVDAARKRAELEAAIEGGIDRALTLAVGDGANDIPMIQGAGLGVAYHAKPKTREAAAAEIVHGDLTVLLYAQGIASAEWVAG from the coding sequence ATGTTCGTTGCGACCTTAGTGGCAAATGGCGCCTTGAGTCAGGAAGATATTGCCGAAGCCGCCGGGCGGCTGGCCGTGGCGGGCTGCGCGCCGGTGGACAGCCACTGGCTGGATCAGGACAAGGCGGCCGATATTTTCTTCGGGCTGGATCCCGTTGCGGCGCGGGCCGCGCTGACCGGGATTGGCGAGAAGGTCGATGTGATCGTCCAGCTTGCGCAAGGGCGCGAGAAGAAGCTGCTGATCGCGGACATGGATTCCACCATGATCACGGTGGAATGCATCGACGAACTGGCCGATTATGCCGGGATCAAGCCGCAGATCGCCGAGATCACGGAGCGGGCGATGCGGGGCGAACTGGATTTCGCGGGCGCGCTGCATGAACGGGTGGCTCTGCTGAAAGGGCTGGCGGATACGGCCATCGACCAATGCCGCGAGGAACGGGTCGTCATCATGGGCGGCGCCAGGGCGCTGGTCCGGACGATGAAGGCGCGGGGGGCGACGACGCTGCTGGTGTCGGGCGGTTTCACCCGTTTCACCGGGCCGGTGGCGGAGGAGATCGGCTTCGACGCGGCGGTCGCCAATGTGCTGGAGATTGCCGACGGGGCCTTGCTGGGTACGGTGACGACGCCGATCGTCGACGCGGCGCGCAAGCGGGCGGAACTGGAGGCGGCGATCGAGGGCGGGATCGACCGGGCATTGACCCTGGCCGTGGGCGACGGGGCCAACGACATTCCGATGATCCAGGGGGCTGGGCTGGGTGTCGCCTATCATGCCAAGCCCAAGACCCGCGAGGCGGCCGCCGCCGAGATCGTGCATGGCGACCTGACGGTGCTGCTTTATGCGCAGGGGATTGCTTCGGCGGAGTGGGTTGCCGGTTGA
- a CDS encoding dicarboxylate/amino acid:cation symporter — MAINYRSFGFQVLVGMTAGLLLGLLARSMGPAPDGDLNWLATALKTTGSIFVSLLKAVVPPLVFAAIVASIANLRALDNAARLAGQTLLWFAITALIAVVIGLAIGLIVQPGSGLHGQALATTKPDSVGGWLDFLKGLVPGNSFALSASTKITDTGATTSLSFNILQLLVVSIAIGLATLKVGEKAEPFLAFVRSLLAVVRAILGWIIRLTPIGSAALIGSAVATYGWSALAQLGGFAGAVYLGLALVLLVVYPLLLAANGLNPLPFFAKAWPAIQLGFVSRSSVGTLPVTETVTERMGVEKGYAAFAIPLASTTKMDGCASIYPALAAIFVAGFYGIPLHAADYALIAFVSVVGSAATAGLTGAVVMLTLTLSTLGLPLEGAGLLLAIDPILDMGRTAVNVAGQVLVATIVAKREGILDEAAYHGKADLAVA; from the coding sequence ATGGCCATCAACTATCGCAGTTTCGGATTTCAGGTTCTGGTCGGCATGACCGCCGGCCTGTTGCTTGGCCTGCTGGCGCGATCCATGGGGCCGGCGCCGGATGGCGACCTCAACTGGCTGGCGACCGCGCTCAAGACCACGGGGTCGATCTTCGTCTCGCTGCTGAAGGCCGTGGTGCCGCCGCTGGTGTTCGCGGCGATCGTCGCCTCCATCGCCAATCTGCGCGCCCTCGACAATGCGGCGCGGCTGGCGGGACAGACCCTGCTCTGGTTCGCGATCACGGCGCTGATCGCCGTCGTCATCGGCCTTGCCATCGGGCTGATCGTCCAGCCGGGTTCCGGCCTGCACGGACAGGCTCTGGCAACTACCAAGCCGGATTCCGTCGGCGGCTGGCTCGATTTCCTGAAAGGGCTGGTTCCCGGCAACAGCTTCGCCCTGTCCGCCAGCACGAAGATCACGGATACGGGCGCGACCACCAGCCTGTCCTTCAACATCCTGCAATTGCTGGTCGTATCCATCGCCATCGGCCTGGCGACGCTCAAGGTCGGAGAGAAGGCGGAGCCTTTCCTGGCCTTCGTCCGTTCGCTGCTGGCCGTGGTGCGCGCGATATTGGGCTGGATCATCCGCCTGACGCCCATCGGATCGGCCGCCCTCATCGGCAGCGCCGTCGCGACCTATGGCTGGAGCGCGCTCGCTCAACTTGGCGGCTTTGCGGGGGCTGTCTATCTGGGCCTCGCACTGGTGCTGCTGGTCGTCTATCCGCTGCTGCTGGCGGCCAACGGCCTCAACCCCCTGCCCTTCTTCGCCAAGGCATGGCCTGCCATCCAGCTTGGCTTCGTGTCGCGATCCTCGGTCGGCACCCTGCCCGTCACCGAAACCGTGACCGAGCGGATGGGCGTGGAAAAGGGCTATGCCGCCTTCGCCATTCCGCTGGCCTCGACCACGAAGATGGACGGCTGCGCTTCCATCTATCCGGCGCTGGCCGCGATCTTCGTCGCCGGTTTCTACGGCATACCGCTTCATGCTGCGGACTATGCGCTGATCGCCTTCGTATCGGTCGTGGGGTCGGCAGCGACGGCGGGCCTGACCGGCGCGGTCGTCATGTTGACCCTCACCCTTTCGACCCTGGGCCTGCCGCTGGAGGGTGCAGGCCTGCTGCTCGCCATCGATCCGATCCTCGACATGGGGCGCACCGCCGTCAATGTCGCCGGGCAGGTGTTGGTCGCCACCATCGTCGCCAAGCGGGAAGGAATATTGGACGAGGCCGCCTATCATGGCAAAGCGGATCTCGCCGTCGCCTGA
- a CDS encoding acetolactate synthase 3 large subunit, which produces MAEKSGADILVECLIDLGVEVVFGYPGGAVLPIYDALFNHPKIRHVLVRHEQGATHMAEGYARSTGKPGVVLVTSGPGATNAVTGITDALMDSIPMVVITGQVPTQLIGTDAFQEADTVGITRHCTKHNYLVKSPNKLASVVHEAFHIATTGRPGPVVIDIPKNVQIATAPYKHPEKFEHASYRPQTKADPAAIARAVAMLAAAERPIFYTGGGVINSGPEASELLREIAALTGAPVTSTLMGLGAFPASSEQWLGMLGMHGTYEANWAMNKADLIVCVGARFDDRVTGRLDSFSPNSKKIHIDIDRSSINKTVEVDLPIIADVGNALSDMLALWKDRGHKAADLSEWWARIDGWRARNSLAYPENREEIMPQEAIAQLYKASRSAKDVIITTEVGQHQMWAAQHFGFDEPNKWLTSGGLGTMGYGFPAAIGAQVGNPDSLVVCVAGDASIQMNIQEMGTASQYRLPVKIFILNNEYMGMVRQWQELTYESRYSNSYSDSLPDFVKLAEAYGWTGIRIEGPQELEAGIRQMIDTPGPVMVDCRVTKLSNCFPMIPSGAAHTDMLLDPSQVEGIMSDEAKALV; this is translated from the coding sequence GTGGCCGAAAAGAGCGGCGCGGACATATTGGTCGAGTGCCTGATCGACCTGGGGGTCGAAGTCGTGTTCGGTTATCCGGGCGGCGCGGTGCTGCCCATTTATGACGCACTCTTCAACCATCCGAAGATTCGTCACGTCCTGGTTCGCCACGAACAGGGCGCAACCCATATGGCGGAAGGTTATGCCCGCTCCACCGGCAAGCCCGGCGTCGTGCTCGTCACGTCCGGCCCCGGCGCGACCAACGCCGTCACCGGCATCACCGACGCGCTGATGGATTCGATCCCGATGGTCGTCATCACCGGCCAGGTTCCGACCCAGCTCATCGGCACGGACGCTTTCCAGGAAGCGGACACGGTCGGCATCACGCGCCACTGCACCAAGCATAATTATCTGGTGAAGTCACCCAACAAGCTGGCCAGCGTCGTGCATGAGGCGTTTCACATCGCCACCACCGGCCGCCCCGGCCCGGTCGTCATCGACATTCCGAAAAATGTCCAGATCGCGACCGCGCCCTACAAGCATCCGGAAAAGTTCGAACATGCCAGCTACCGCCCGCAGACAAAGGCGGACCCGGCCGCCATCGCCCGCGCGGTCGCGATGCTGGCGGCTGCCGAACGCCCCATCTTCTACACCGGCGGCGGCGTCATCAATTCAGGCCCGGAAGCGAGCGAACTGCTGCGCGAGATCGCGGCGCTGACCGGCGCGCCCGTCACCTCGACGCTGATGGGCCTGGGCGCCTTTCCCGCTTCGTCCGAACAGTGGCTCGGCATGCTGGGCATGCACGGCACCTATGAAGCCAATTGGGCGATGAACAAGGCGGACCTGATCGTCTGCGTCGGCGCCCGCTTCGACGACCGCGTCACAGGCCGCCTCGACTCTTTCTCGCCCAATTCGAAAAAGATCCACATCGACATCGACCGCAGCTCGATCAACAAGACGGTCGAGGTCGATTTGCCGATCATCGCGGATGTCGGCAACGCCCTCTCGGACATGCTCGCGCTCTGGAAGGATCGCGGCCACAAGGCGGCGGACCTGTCCGAATGGTGGGCGCGGATCGACGGCTGGCGTGCGCGCAACAGCCTCGCCTATCCGGAAAACCGGGAAGAGATCATGCCGCAGGAGGCGATCGCCCAGCTCTACAAGGCAAGCCGGTCGGCCAAGGACGTCATCATCACCACCGAAGTCGGCCAGCATCAGATGTGGGCGGCCCAGCATTTCGGCTTCGATGAACCGAACAAGTGGCTGACCTCCGGCGGTCTAGGCACCATGGGCTATGGCTTCCCCGCCGCCATCGGCGCGCAGGTCGGCAATCCCGACAGCCTGGTCGTCTGCGTCGCGGGCGACGCCTCTATCCAGATGAACATCCAGGAAATGGGCACGGCCAGCCAGTACCGCCTGCCGGTCAAGATCTTCATCCTGAACAATGAATATATGGGCATGGTCCGCCAGTGGCAGGAACTGACCTATGAAAGCCGCTATTCCAACAGCTATTCGGACAGCCTGCCCGATTTCGTGAAGCTGGCGGAGGCCTATGGCTGGACCGGCATCCGCATCGAAGGGCCGCAGGAACTGGAGGCGGGCATTCGCCAGATGATCGACACGCCCGGCCCGGTGATGGTGGATTGCCGCGTGACGAAGCTCAGCAACTGCTTCCCGATGATCCCGTCGGGCGCGGCGCATACCGACATGCTGCTCGACCCCAGCCAGGTCGAAGGCATCATGTCGGACGAGGCGAAGGCGCTGGTGTGA
- the leuA gene encoding 2-isopropylmalate synthase produces the protein MMLNDPSLKYRPFPQVDLPNRQWPSNVITAPPRWLSTDMRDGNQSLIDPMNAEKKRRFFDLLLKVGVKEIEVGFPSAGATEFDFISGLVRDGAIPDDVFPQVLTQAREDLIATTFESLRGAKKAIVHVYNAVSPAWRNIVFQMDRPQIREIAVTAAKLLRDNAAKQPGTDWHFEYSPETFSTAELDFSLECCEAVIDILQPTPEKPLILNLPATVECATPNIYADQIEWICRNISKRDSVVISLHTHNDRGTGVAAAELGLMAGADRVEGCLFGNGERTGNCDLVTVALNMYTQGINPGLDFSDIDEVIQTVEYCNQLPVHPRHPYAGELVFTAFSGSHQDAIKKGFAAQEARNDQIWDVPYLPIDPKDLGRDYEAVIRVNSQSGKGGVAWVLQQDKGLKLPKRMQADFSKVVQALADESSRELNAADIWAAFESHYRLAGEQPYKLIDYNETGHAGDRIFTGKITHKGGERSISGRGNGLISSVLAALRDELGVDLEVADYSEHAIGAGTDVAAAAYVECRTPDGRTIFGIGTDTDVATASVQAVLSAANSIAAQRE, from the coding sequence ATGATGCTGAACGATCCCTCGCTGAAATATCGCCCCTTCCCGCAGGTGGACCTGCCGAACCGCCAGTGGCCGTCCAACGTCATCACCGCGCCGCCGCGCTGGCTGTCGACCGACATGCGCGACGGCAACCAGTCGCTGATCGACCCGATGAACGCGGAAAAGAAGCGCCGCTTCTTCGACCTGCTGCTGAAGGTCGGCGTCAAGGAGATCGAGGTCGGCTTTCCCAGCGCGGGCGCGACGGAGTTCGACTTCATCTCCGGTCTGGTGCGCGACGGCGCGATCCCCGACGATGTCTTCCCGCAAGTGCTGACCCAGGCCCGCGAAGACCTGATCGCCACCACTTTCGAAAGCCTGCGCGGCGCGAAGAAGGCCATCGTCCACGTCTATAACGCCGTCTCCCCGGCCTGGCGGAACATCGTGTTCCAGATGGATCGGCCGCAGATCAGGGAAATCGCCGTCACCGCCGCGAAGCTGCTGCGCGACAATGCGGCGAAGCAGCCGGGCACCGACTGGCATTTCGAATATAGCCCGGAAACCTTCTCCACCGCCGAACTGGATTTCAGCCTGGAATGTTGCGAGGCGGTGATCGACATCCTGCAACCAACCCCGGAAAAGCCGCTGATCCTGAACCTGCCGGCCACGGTCGAATGCGCGACGCCCAATATCTATGCCGACCAGATCGAATGGATCTGCCGCAACATCAGCAAGCGCGACAGCGTGGTGATCTCGCTGCATACCCATAATGACCGCGGCACCGGCGTTGCGGCGGCGGAGCTGGGCCTGATGGCGGGCGCGGACCGCGTCGAAGGCTGCCTGTTCGGCAATGGCGAGCGCACCGGCAATTGCGACCTGGTGACCGTGGCGCTCAACATGTACACGCAGGGCATCAATCCCGGCCTGGATTTCAGCGACATAGACGAGGTCATCCAGACCGTCGAATATTGCAACCAGTTGCCCGTCCACCCGCGCCATCCCTATGCGGGGGAACTGGTTTTCACCGCCTTTTCCGGCAGCCATCAGGACGCGATCAAAAAGGGCTTCGCCGCGCAGGAAGCGCGCAACGACCAGATTTGGGACGTGCCCTATCTGCCCATCGACCCCAAGGATCTGGGCCGCGATTATGAAGCCGTGATCCGCGTGAACAGCCAGTCCGGCAAGGGCGGCGTCGCCTGGGTGCTGCAACAGGACAAGGGGCTGAAACTGCCCAAGCGGATGCAGGCCGACTTCTCGAAGGTGGTGCAGGCGCTGGCCGACGAAAGCAGCCGGGAACTCAACGCCGCCGACATCTGGGCCGCGTTCGAAAGCCATTACCGTCTGGCGGGCGAGCAACCCTATAAGCTGATCGACTATAATGAGACCGGCCATGCGGGCGACCGCATCTTCACCGGCAAGATCACGCACAAGGGCGGCGAACGGAGCATATCCGGGCGCGGCAATGGCCTCATCTCCTCCGTGCTGGCCGCGCTGCGGGACGAACTGGGCGTCGATCTGGAGGTCGCGGACTATAGCGAACATGCCATCGGCGCGGGCACCGACGTCGCGGCGGCCGCCTATGTCGAATGCCGCACGCCCGACGGCCGGACCATCTTCGGCATCGGCACCGACACCGACGTCGCGACCGCCTCGGTCCAGGCGGTCCTCTCCGCAGCCAACAGCATCGCGGCGCAGCGGGAATAA
- a CDS encoding YceI family protein produces MRKYLIPAAALIALAGGSAVIAQMPSAPGAKDAARVTGGTYAIDPGHTQILFAYDHMGFSNNLGVISESTGTLTLDPKNPSAAKVSVEVPVTNLKTGVAKLDEHLMKPEFFDSAKFPKATFVSTGVKVQGTEAEISGNLTIKGITKPVTLDTEFYGAGKAPAMMGGKENVGFVATTTIKRSDFGMGYGVPMVGDAVELKIVAAFQK; encoded by the coding sequence ATGCGCAAATATCTGATCCCCGCCGCCGCCCTGATAGCCCTGGCCGGCGGCAGCGCCGTCATTGCCCAAATGCCCTCCGCGCCCGGCGCGAAGGACGCGGCGCGCGTCACCGGCGGCACCTATGCGATCGACCCCGGCCACACCCAGATCCTCTTCGCCTACGACCATATGGGCTTTAGCAACAATCTGGGCGTGATTTCCGAATCGACCGGCACGCTGACGCTCGATCCGAAAAATCCGTCGGCAGCCAAGGTTTCGGTCGAGGTTCCCGTCACCAACCTCAAGACCGGCGTGGCCAAGCTGGACGAGCATCTGATGAAGCCGGAATTTTTCGATTCCGCCAAATTCCCCAAGGCGACCTTCGTGTCGACCGGCGTGAAGGTGCAGGGCACCGAAGCCGAGATCAGCGGCAACCTGACCATCAAGGGCATCACCAAGCCGGTGACGCTGGACACCGAATTTTACGGCGCGGGCAAGGCCCCGGCGATGATGGGCGGCAAGGAAAATGTCGGCTTCGTCGCCACCACCACGATCAAGCGCAGCGATTTCGGCATGGGCTATGGCGTGCCGATGGTCGGCGACGCCGTGGAACTGAAGATCGTCGCCGCCTTCCAGAAATAA
- a CDS encoding DUF3089 domain-containing protein, whose translation MARKFLYVVAGLIVLVIAALLAYRIWGMQMIRAVMVPREAFAQIPPLPANAYADAKMWIARPDIVRDNPALWTPEGVKDGPTPEKATPEKAAPEKAAVFFIHPTSYITTLGNAHWNMRLDDREALATARRFVKNQASAFNAVGPIWAPRYRQANYGAFLTDKPAAEQSLAAAYRDVTQAFAAFLKANPDGPLILAAHSQGSLHLLRLLREQVSGKPVAGRIAAVYAVGWPISVEADLPALGLPACARRDQANCIISWQSYAEPADPSAVIESFERKPSFTGKPHKGTHMLCTNPITGAFNGAAPAIANRGTLDARDADKPTRLVPGIVPARCDTSGVLMIGDPVDMGPFTLPGNNYHVYDYALFWADVREDAKQRLAAFLKK comes from the coding sequence TTGGCCCGCAAGTTCCTCTATGTCGTAGCCGGCCTGATCGTGCTGGTGATCGCGGCATTGCTGGCCTATCGCATCTGGGGGATGCAGATGATCCGCGCCGTGATGGTCCCGCGGGAAGCCTTCGCCCAAATTCCGCCCCTGCCCGCCAACGCCTATGCCGATGCGAAGATGTGGATTGCCCGTCCCGACATCGTCAGGGACAATCCCGCCCTCTGGACCCCCGAAGGCGTGAAGGACGGCCCCACCCCGGAAAAAGCTACCCCGGAAAAGGCTGCCCCGGAAAAGGCGGCGGTTTTCTTCATCCATCCGACATCCTACATCACCACGCTGGGCAACGCGCATTGGAACATGCGCCTGGACGACCGGGAGGCGCTCGCCACCGCCCGGCGCTTCGTGAAGAACCAGGCCAGCGCCTTCAACGCGGTCGGCCCCATTTGGGCGCCCCGCTATCGCCAGGCCAATTACGGGGCCTTCCTGACCGACAAGCCCGCCGCCGAACAGTCGCTCGCCGCCGCCTATCGCGACGTCACGCAGGCCTTCGCCGCCTTCCTGAAAGCCAATCCGGACGGGCCGCTCATCCTTGCCGCGCACAGCCAGGGGTCGCTCCATCTGCTCAGGCTGCTGCGCGAACAGGTTTCCGGCAAACCCGTCGCCGGACGCATAGCGGCGGTCTACGCCGTGGGCTGGCCGATCTCGGTAGAGGCGGACCTCCCTGCCCTCGGCCTTCCCGCCTGTGCGCGGCGGGACCAGGCGAACTGCATCATAAGCTGGCAAAGCTATGCCGAACCGGCTGATCCCTCCGCCGTGATCGAAAGTTTCGAACGCAAGCCCAGCTTCACCGGCAAGCCGCACAAGGGCACGCATATGCTCTGCACCAATCCGATCACCGGCGCGTTCAACGGCGCGGCCCCGGCCATCGCCAATCGCGGCACGCTGGACGCCCGCGATGCCGACAAGCCGACCCGGCTCGTCCCCGGCATCGTCCCCGCCCGCTGCGACACCAGCGGCGTGCTGATGATCGGGGATCCGGTGGACATGGGGCCGTTCACGCTTCCGGGCAATAATTATCACGTCTATGACTATGCCCTGTTCTGGGCCGATGTGCGCGAAGACGCGAAGCAGCGGCTCGCCGCCTTTCTGAAGAAATAA
- the gatC gene encoding Asp-tRNA(Asn)/Glu-tRNA(Gln) amidotransferase subunit GatC, with protein MSIDLQTVKKIASLSRISVTDAEAEAMVPELNNILGWVEQLGEVDVTGVEPMTAVIPNHQRLREDAVTDGNVRDKVLANAPQAEHGFFAVPKVIE; from the coding sequence ATGTCGATAGACCTTCAGACCGTGAAAAAGATCGCCAGCCTTTCGCGCATTTCGGTGACGGACGCCGAAGCGGAGGCGATGGTGCCCGAACTCAACAACATCCTTGGCTGGGTGGAGCAACTGGGGGAGGTGGACGTGACCGGCGTCGAGCCGATGACCGCCGTCATCCCCAATCACCAGCGCCTGCGCGAGGACGCCGTCACCGACGGCAATGTCCGCGACAAGGTGCTGGCCAATGCGCCGCAGGCCGAGCATGGCTTCTTCGCGGTGCCGAAGGTGATCGAATAA